The nucleotide sequence GGATATCAATATTGAATTTCGCCAGCTGCAAATCCTTTGCAGGTTCCTGACCTTTTTCAGTTGCGATAAGACCGAGCGAATACATCGCCTGCGTCGCAAGCAAACTTATTAAAGCGTTAATGTCGCCCGGCGGAAGTTTGTGCTGACCGGCCGCGTGGTCTTGTCCGCATCCGCATTTTTCCGCTGCGGTTTCTTTTTCCTTTTGCGCTTTGTTCTTCCAGTCTTCATCAACTATAATTTTCTTTTCATCTGCCATAATATACTCCTAATAAATTTTTATTTCGTGTCAATTCGTGTTCATTCGTGGTTAACATCATCGTTTATATTTTTTCAGGCCTCTATCCATATCGCCTTTTTGCTGTCTTTGTTTAAGTTTTTCACGCTTATCATATTGTCGTTTTCCGGTCGCCAGCGCAAGTTCTATTTTCGCCATACCGTGGTCGTTAAAATAAATCCGAAGCGGAACCAAAGTCAGGCCTTTCTGCTGGAGCTTGTTTGAGATTTTCAGAATTTGTTTTTTATGCAGCAGCAGTTTTCGTTTCCGCAGCGGTTCGTGATTGCGAAGGTTCGCCTCTTTGTACGGCGCGATATTACAGCCCATAAGCCAGCATTCCATACTGTCTATTCTGGCAAAAGACCCCATCAAATCTGCGCCACCAAGGCGGAGCGATTTCACCTCACTGCCCTGAAGCGACATACCCGCCTCGATTTTTTCAACTATTTCGTAATTGAAAAAAGCTTTTTTGTTTTCCATCTTTGGAATGTGTTTGGGTTTTTTATCGTCTTTCACCATATTTCATTAGTATATAGCCACAAAGGCACAAAGGCACTAAATTTTTTACATATATTAAACGCCATAGTAATTTTTGATTACCGCTCTTAACTGCTCTTCATCGTGGGCGGTTACGAGCTGCATTTTCAGCTTTCTTTTTTCGCCCATGTGGTATTTGCTGTAATGGGCGAGGAATTTTCGGAAATACCACACCCGCTTCTTCGGCTCGTAGAGTTCGCCGAGCAAATCGAGATGGTCGAGAATAATTCGTCCCTGTTCCTGAACATCCGGCTTGTAAATTTCTGTTTTGCCTTCGAGCAGGTCGATTATCTCTTTAAAAATCCACGGCCTGCCGATAACGCCGCGGGCAATCGCTACGCCGTCAATGCCGGTGGTTTTCATCTTTGCGATTATGTCCACTGGCTCGAACAAATCTCCGCTGCCGATGATTGTCGTCTGCGGATATTTTTTCTTCAGCTCGGCGATAACCGTCCAGTCGGCTTTGCCCCTGAAATACTGCGAGGTCGTTCTGCCGTGGACGATTAGCGCATCAACACCGCCTGCGATAGTGTTTTCGCATATTTTCCAGAAATCTTCACGCGCACCTTCGGTTTCGTCGATGCCGATTCGCAATTTAATCATCAGCGGAAGTTTCACGACATCTCTGACCGTTTTGAAAATTTCGATTACTAAATTTGGATTGCCCATCATTGCGCCGCCTCGTCCTCTCCGCAGGACTTTCGGAGCGGGGCAGGCAAAGTTTAAATCGATAACGTCATAACCCTGCGTGACGAAATTCAGCGCGGCTTGAGCCATAATTTTCGGGTCTGTGCCTAAAAGTTGGCCGCCGATGGGATGGTCGTCGTCTTTGATTTGATAATTTTTCATCCGCATTACGGATTTATGACAGGCTGATTTGTCGAGCATAACGCCGCTGAAGGTCAGTTCGCATCCGAATCGACGGGCAAGAACTCGCATTGCGCGGTCGGTGTATCCGCTAAGTGCCGCTTGCAGCATCGGCCATTTGAAATTTAACTTTCCAATCTGCATCAGGCTCTGTCCGATTTGCGGGCGTTTTTTTGCTCCGGTGCGCTGAAGCAGACGAACGAAACTAATATCAGGCCTGCTCCGGAAGCGAATAATACTACACGGGATGAATTAAGCGTCGCGCGAATCAGCCAGTGTGGCGTCTGCGGAACGGCAATATCGGGATTTTCGACCTCATCGACGACAAATTTCGCCTGCGAAAGGAAGTCAGCGGTAATCTGGGCGGCTATGTCGTTTGGGTCGTTGACATCCCGGCCAAGCTCAACCGCGGCCAGGCGTCGCAAGACGTTCGGGTCGGTGTTTATCAGACTAATTAGCTCCTGATGGTCGGCCAAAAGCCGGGTGATTTTGGTATTGTTCTGCTCGGAAATCGCCGCGGCAGCTTTGATTTTATAGAGATTCTTCCACTCCGGCCCGAGTACGGCAAGCGAAACAGCCAATATACCGACAGCCGCGAATATGGAAAAGAACACCGCCCTATAAAATTTTTCGAACATTTTTACTACTTTCCTGACGCTGATTTTCCTATATAATACACGCCTGTTTTATAAAATCAAAAGATTTGTAATACTTTAGCCGAATGTAGGGGCGAACCTATGTGTTCGCCCTTTTGGGCAGACACGCAGGTCTGCCCCTACAAAAACCATACGGCTAAATTGTTACAAAGATTTACGAAAGGAATTGGAATGTTCAATATTAGTCTTTATCTGCTTTTGGGTCTTTGCGCGGGAATTTTGAGTGGTCTTGTCGGTATCGGCGGGGCGACGCTGATTATCCCCGCTCTGGTTTTACTATTTGGAATGTCGCAATACACCGCGCAGGGCACTACGCTGGCGATGATGGTTCCGCCTATCGGCATTTTGGCTGCGTGGATGTATTATCAGAAGGGCTACGTGGATTTAAAAATCGCCGGCTTGATGTGCATCGGTTTTTTGATTGGCGGCCTTATCGGTGCTAAATTCGCCGTCGGCATTCCCGAACATATCCTAAAAAAAATATTCGGCGTGTTTTTGCTAATCGTGTCATTGAGAATGGTGTTCTGTAAATAACTTCCGCAGGTAGAATTTTTAATTCTTAATGCTTAATTTTGAATTGTGGAACAGCCATAACGGCAGGGGATTTTGGCAGTTACTGCCAGACAAATTGAAGATTGAAGATTGTAGATTGAAGATTTCATAGGTTAAACCTGTTTTTTCGCATCTTTCCGATAATGGTACGCTCATTGCACTATATTTAAAAAGTCCGGCCAAAAGCCGTTCAAAAATTTTGATTTTTGCATTTTGATATTTGATTTATCTATTAGGGATGTCTTGTGATTAGAATGGCGAAAAAAGGCGTTTTTTTCATTCAGTGATGGTCTTCTTTAGTCGATAACTCACTTGATACCAATATAAATGTGGTTATTGTCGGATTGTCGTCCGATAAAATGAACCTTACGGCAATTAAAACATTATAAAGTAAGGTTATCATTGAAAATTGAATACTTAAGATTTAGAATTGGTCATTAGAATCAATACACAGCTTATGAGGTAAAATATGTTTGAACGTTTCACGGACAGAGCACGGAAGGTAATGGCGCTGGCAAATCAGGAAGCGCAGCGTTTCAATCACGAGTACATCGGCACGGAACACATCCTGCTCGGACTTGTTAAAGAAGGTTCGGGTGTCGGAGCCAATGTTCTGAAAAACCTCGATGTCGATATAAAGAAACTCCGGCTGGAAGTTGAAAAGCTCGTCAAGAGCGGCCCCGATATGGTTACGATGGGCAAACTTCCGCACACTCCCCGCGCAAAGAAAGTTATCGAGTTCGCAATCGAAGAAGCTCGGTCGCTCAATCATAATTACATCGGAACCGAACACCTGCTGCTCGGCCTCCTTCGCGAAACTGAAGGCGTAGCCGCACAGGTTCTTATGAATCTCGGCCTGAAACTCGAAGACGTTCGTCAGGAAGTTTTGAATCTGCTCGGCGCAGGCGTTGACAACAGTATGCCTTCGCTTGATATGAAAATGGACCCATCGATGGGCGGCGGAGCTAAAGGCGCACCCGGCGGTCAGAAGAGCAGAACACCCGCTCTCGACAGTTTCGGCAGAGACCTGACACAGCTTGCCGCTGAAGGCGAACTTGACCCCGTTATCGGCAGAAGAATCGAAATTGAAAGACTTGTGCAAATCCTTTGCAGAAGAACGAAAAACAATCCTGTACTCATCGGCGAAGCTGGCGTTGGTAAAACCGCAATCGTCGAAGGACTCGCGCAGCGAATTTGTGATAAGCAGGTTCCCGAAATACTTCGCGACAAACGAATCGTATCGCTTGACCTTGCATTGATGGTTGCCGGCACGAAGTACAGAGGTCAGTTTGAAGAAAGAATCAAAGCTGTTATCAACGAAGTCAAACGCGCGAAAAATGTTGTGCTGTTCATTGATGAACTTCATACATTAGTCGGAGCAGGCGGCGCAGAAGGCGCTATCGATGCTTCGAATGTTTTGAAGCCCGCTCTTTCGAGAGGCGAAGTACAGTGTATCGGTGCGACGACTTTCGACGAGTACAGAAAATATATCGAAAAAGACGCGGCTTTAGAAAGAAGATTCCAGACAATCGTTGTTGAGCCGCCGAGCAAAGAAGAGGCTCTTGAAATTCTCAAAGGTCTTCGCGACAGATACGAAGCTCACCACAGAGTAACCTTCAGCAATGAAGCGCTCTATCAGGCCGTTGAGCTTTCCAGCAGATATATCACAGGCAGATGTATGCCTGATAAGGCAATCGATGTTATCGATGAAGCGGGCGCGTGCGTCCGCTTGAAGAATATGACGACTCCGCCGAATCTTGCGGAGATTGAGAAGGAAATCGAAAAGATTCAGCTCGAAAAAGACGAAGCTGTGAAGACTGCGGATTATGAAAAAGCCGCGGCGCTTCGCGACCAGTGCCAAAAACTTTTAGATAAGAAAGCACAGGTTCAGCAGGAATGGTATGATAAGAATAAAGAAAACGCCGGCGAAGTTGATACTGAAATCATCGCTGAAGTTGTCAGCAAGATGACGGGCGTGCCGCTCAAGCGTTTGGAAAAACAGGAAGCGCAAAGACTGCTCGACCTCGAAGGCGAATTACATAGAAGAGTTGTCAGCCAGGATGAGGCTGTTACGGCTATCTCCAAAGCTGTTCGCAGGAGCAGAAGCGGTTTGAAAGACCCGAATCGTCCGATGGGTTCGTTTATATTCATTGGCCCAAGCGGCGTTGGTAAAACATTGCTCGCAAGAGCGCTTGCTGAATTTATGTTCGGCGATGAAGACGCTCTGATTCAAATCGATATGAGCGAATATATGGAGAAGCACAATGTCAGCAGACTTGTCGGCGCTCCTCCGGGATATGTCGGTTACGAAGAAGGCGGCCAGCTTACCGAACGTATCAGACGCAGACCTTATGCGGTATTGCTGCTTGATGAAATCGAAAAGGCGCATTCGGATGTTTACAATATGCTTCTTCAGATTATGGAAGAAGGCCGATTGACAGACAGTTTCGGCAGACATATCGATTTCAAGAACGTCATTTTGATTATGACAAGCAACATCGGCGCAGACCTGATTAAGAATCAGGCCGGTTTCGGTTTCGGCAAACGCACCGCTGAAGCGAACTACGAAAAAATGAAGGATATGCTTAATAAGGAAGTCGAACGTCACTTCAGACCTGAATTTTTGAACAGGCTTGATGATATGATTGTATTCCATTCTCTTACAAAGGATGATTTGACTACAATCGTCGAATACGAACTCAATAAGGTATTCAAACGCCTGACCAAACAGGGTTATCGTATGGAAGTCGCACAGGCGGCAAAAGAATTCCTCATTGAGAAGGGATATAATTCTGAATTTGGAGCTCGTCCATTGCGTCGTGCGATTGAACGTTATATTGAAGATACGCTTTCGGAAAA is from Planctomycetaceae bacterium and encodes:
- a CDS encoding DUF1844 domain-containing protein, with translation MADEKKIIVDEDWKNKAQKEKETAAEKCGCGQDHAAGQHKLPPGDINALISLLATQAMYSLGLIATEKGQEPAKDLQLAKFNIDILDSLEQKTKGNLTEQEQSFISTTLSQLRMAFVEMSK
- the smpB gene encoding SsrA-binding protein SmpB — encoded protein: MVKDDKKPKHIPKMENKKAFFNYEIVEKIEAGMSLQGSEVKSLRLGGADLMGSFARIDSMECWLMGCNIAPYKEANLRNHEPLRKRKLLLHKKQILKISNKLQQKGLTLVPLRIYFNDHGMAKIELALATGKRQYDKREKLKQRQQKGDMDRGLKKYKR
- a CDS encoding tRNA-dihydrouridine synthase family protein, coding for MQIGKLNFKWPMLQAALSGYTDRAMRVLARRFGCELTFSGVMLDKSACHKSVMRMKNYQIKDDDHPIGGQLLGTDPKIMAQAALNFVTQGYDVIDLNFACPAPKVLRRGRGGAMMGNPNLVIEIFKTVRDVVKLPLMIKLRIGIDETEGAREDFWKICENTIAGGVDALIVHGRTTSQYFRGKADWTVIAELKKKYPQTTIIGSGDLFEPVDIIAKMKTTGIDGVAIARGVIGRPWIFKEIIDLLEGKTEIYKPDVQEQGRIILDHLDLLGELYEPKKRVWYFRKFLAHYSKYHMGEKRKLKMQLVTAHDEEQLRAVIKNYYGV
- a CDS encoding sulfite exporter TauE/SafE family protein, translated to MFNISLYLLLGLCAGILSGLVGIGGATLIIPALVLLFGMSQYTAQGTTLAMMVPPIGILAAWMYYQKGYVDLKIAGLMCIGFLIGGLIGAKFAVGIPEHILKKIFGVFLLIVSLRMVFCK
- a CDS encoding ATP-dependent Clp protease ATP-binding subunit; the encoded protein is MFERFTDRARKVMALANQEAQRFNHEYIGTEHILLGLVKEGSGVGANVLKNLDVDIKKLRLEVEKLVKSGPDMVTMGKLPHTPRAKKVIEFAIEEARSLNHNYIGTEHLLLGLLRETEGVAAQVLMNLGLKLEDVRQEVLNLLGAGVDNSMPSLDMKMDPSMGGGAKGAPGGQKSRTPALDSFGRDLTQLAAEGELDPVIGRRIEIERLVQILCRRTKNNPVLIGEAGVGKTAIVEGLAQRICDKQVPEILRDKRIVSLDLALMVAGTKYRGQFEERIKAVINEVKRAKNVVLFIDELHTLVGAGGAEGAIDASNVLKPALSRGEVQCIGATTFDEYRKYIEKDAALERRFQTIVVEPPSKEEALEILKGLRDRYEAHHRVTFSNEALYQAVELSSRYITGRCMPDKAIDVIDEAGACVRLKNMTTPPNLAEIEKEIEKIQLEKDEAVKTADYEKAAALRDQCQKLLDKKAQVQQEWYDKNKENAGEVDTEIIAEVVSKMTGVPLKRLEKQEAQRLLDLEGELHRRVVSQDEAVTAISKAVRRSRSGLKDPNRPMGSFIFIGPSGVGKTLLARALAEFMFGDEDALIQIDMSEYMEKHNVSRLVGAPPGYVGYEEGGQLTERIRRRPYAVLLLDEIEKAHSDVYNMLLQIMEEGRLTDSFGRHIDFKNVILIMTSNIGADLIKNQAGFGFGKRTAEANYEKMKDMLNKEVERHFRPEFLNRLDDMIVFHSLTKDDLTTIVEYELNKVFKRLTKQGYRMEVAQAAKEFLIEKGYNSEFGARPLRRAIERYIEDTLSENILRGEFKGKNVIKIEVQDEDHLKFEGLFEEKPKVEPVAAAAAIAPAANDAQPNADQSPTEGT